A single Anatilimnocola floriformis DNA region contains:
- a CDS encoding ParB N-terminal domain-containing protein gives MQIETWPIDRVKPYPNNPRVNKDAVAAVAVSLKEFGWRQPIVVDSDGVIIVGHTRWKAAKQLGFDQVPIHVATDLTPEQIKAYRIADNQTATIAEWDKQLLPIELADLKAMNYDLGLLGFEPDELQKWMGAEAAEGLCDPDEVPAPPDAAVTQAGNLWTLGNHRLLCGDSSQPDQLDRLINGAEMRCGNLERRISFSTFRYFTWRASSFCVAPAITSQRD, from the coding sequence ATGCAAATCGAAACCTGGCCCATCGACCGGGTCAAACCGTACCCAAACAACCCACGCGTCAACAAAGACGCCGTCGCCGCAGTCGCTGTCTCGCTGAAGGAGTTCGGCTGGCGACAGCCCATCGTTGTCGATTCGGACGGTGTGATCATCGTCGGGCACACGCGCTGGAAGGCAGCGAAACAACTCGGGTTCGACCAGGTGCCGATTCACGTCGCCACTGATCTTACGCCCGAGCAGATCAAGGCCTACCGCATCGCTGATAATCAGACAGCGACCATCGCCGAGTGGGACAAGCAACTGCTCCCGATCGAACTCGCCGATCTCAAGGCGATGAACTACGACCTCGGTCTGCTCGGGTTCGAACCAGACGAGTTACAGAAGTGGATGGGCGCCGAAGCAGCTGAAGGTCTCTGCGATCCGGACGAAGTGCCCGCGCCGCCTGACGCGGCGGTGACGCAGGCTGGTAATCTCTGGACCCTTGGCAATCATCGCCTCTTGTGTGGCGACAGTAGTCAGCCCGATCAGCTTGACCGGCTGATCAACGGTGCGGAGATGCGTTGCGGCAACCTCGAACGTAGGATCTCGTTCTCGACCTTCAGGTACTTCACCTGGCGGGCCAGCTCTTTCTGCGTAGCGCCGGCGATCACGAGCCAGAGAGACTGA
- a CDS encoding lactonase family protein, producing MSDELQPRLLKVYDNHRVTETVKNLGRHQILFGSKQTELFVLEDGTSTLSFFNRSQRGGIVKRYQTYQDEQAEPKLAGAKAVAGLSAPLAMALSGNGNFLYVVSSKSGSIVCFKQNLRVGGWKPDSLSNGQFEELRETQALVVGGDGSEILVVTRSGVLLELRRDLDTGKISVLDRIRLSDHLPKQADLRDVKWDLTGDREAGHIYVVSSAGLLVVLKRDRNAKLAVAQVTRDRELRGSEPSHPEHGLSGATDLTIQPDGKLLFVVSARGSVGVWKRDRDSGELSFERILADDRLKGAMQVTCCSKSERLLVVSESGHSLAEICRKPSGELAVLQVLVSTPAVSLGFASPTAAAASSDDRFIYVASGENTLSVLMLVHDDELPGLH from the coding sequence GTGAGCGACGAACTGCAGCCTCGCTTGTTGAAGGTCTACGACAATCATCGAGTCACCGAGACAGTCAAAAACTTAGGACGGCATCAGATTCTGTTTGGCAGCAAGCAGACAGAGCTGTTTGTTCTGGAGGACGGGACCAGCACGCTGTCGTTTTTCAATCGCTCGCAGCGCGGAGGCATCGTCAAGAGATATCAAACGTACCAAGACGAACAGGCCGAACCCAAATTGGCCGGAGCGAAGGCAGTCGCTGGACTGTCTGCTCCCTTGGCCATGGCCTTGAGTGGCAACGGCAACTTTCTCTACGTGGTGAGTTCCAAGAGCGGCAGCATCGTTTGCTTTAAGCAGAACTTGAGAGTGGGGGGCTGGAAGCCGGATTCGCTATCCAATGGGCAGTTTGAGGAATTGCGCGAAACTCAAGCGTTGGTGGTTGGCGGCGATGGTAGCGAAATCTTGGTGGTGACACGTTCCGGTGTCTTACTGGAGCTGCGGCGTGATCTGGATACTGGCAAGATTTCGGTGCTGGACCGAATTCGTCTCAGCGATCACCTTCCTAAGCAAGCCGATCTGCGCGATGTGAAGTGGGATTTAACCGGTGATCGCGAGGCAGGGCATATCTATGTCGTTTCAAGTGCTGGGTTGCTGGTAGTGCTAAAGCGCGACCGCAACGCAAAGCTGGCCGTCGCCCAAGTCACCCGCGATCGCGAGCTGCGCGGTAGCGAACCTTCCCATCCTGAGCATGGGTTGAGTGGTGCGACCGACTTGACAATTCAGCCTGATGGAAAGCTCCTGTTCGTCGTTTCTGCGCGCGGTTCAGTGGGAGTGTGGAAGCGCGACCGTGATTCGGGGGAACTGAGTTTCGAGCGAATTCTGGCAGATGACAGGTTGAAGGGGGCGATGCAAGTGACCTGCTGCAGCAAAAGCGAGCGGCTGCTTGTGGTTAGCGAATCGGGACACTCGCTTGCTGAAATCTGTCGAAAACCGAGTGGCGAACTCGCGGTGTTGCAGGTGCTGGTTTCAACCCCCGCTGTTTCTTTGGGCTTTGCCTCTCCCACTGCGGCTGCTGCAAGTTCCGACGATCGGTTCATCTACGTCGCGTCCGGCGAAAACACCCTGAGTGTGTTGATGCTGGTTCATGACGACGAACTGCCGGGGTTGCATTAG
- a CDS encoding DUF2171 domain-containing protein: MAKTSEIREHMEVIASCGKHVGVVDQVDGDRIKLTKNDPEASKEHHYIPVGWVGRVDRQVHLTKNSEDVFENWQHEPVIS; the protein is encoded by the coding sequence ATGGCGAAAACATCGGAAATCCGCGAGCACATGGAAGTGATTGCCTCATGCGGAAAACATGTTGGCGTAGTCGATCAAGTTGATGGAGACAGGATCAAGTTGACTAAAAACGATCCGGAAGCCAGCAAAGAACACCACTACATTCCGGTCGGATGGGTGGGGCGAGTAGATCGCCAAGTTCATTTAACTAAGAACTCGGAAGATGTCTTTGAGAACTGGCAGCACGAACCAGTGATTTCTTAG
- a CDS encoding DNA primase family protein has product MSSFGHLPISVESPSWIHSAPSGVDAKDILPCRSTLLHLPTGIHYPATPKFFTVNALEFDPVPNAPPPAAWHQFLHELFDGDIESLDLLQEWFGYCLTGDTSQQKMMLMVGPKRSGKGTLARVLRQLIGAGNVCGPTTSSLAEQFGLQPLVGKTLAIVSDARFHGDKIATVAERLLCISGEDPISIPRKHLTNVEMKLPTRFMFLTNELPRFTDASNALVGRFLILRLTQSFFGKEDVGLTGKLLGELPGILNWSIEGWHRLHSRGYFVLPRSAQELVQEMEDLSSPVSAFVREECLLGHGRRETIDCLYIAWKDWCEGQGRQHIGTKQSFCKDLTAAFSGIKLRRGTDDRRFYDGIVLK; this is encoded by the coding sequence TTGTCGAGCTTCGGTCACCTTCCAATTTCAGTTGAATCGCCGTCGTGGATCCACAGCGCACCATCTGGTGTCGACGCTAAAGACATCTTGCCTTGCCGTTCAACGCTGCTGCATCTGCCCACGGGCATACATTACCCGGCGACGCCAAAGTTCTTTACGGTTAATGCACTCGAGTTCGATCCGGTTCCCAATGCGCCTCCGCCGGCAGCCTGGCACCAATTCCTTCACGAGTTGTTCGATGGTGACATTGAATCGCTCGATCTGCTGCAGGAATGGTTTGGTTATTGTCTGACGGGTGATACGTCGCAGCAGAAAATGATGCTGATGGTCGGCCCGAAGCGGAGTGGTAAAGGCACGCTGGCGCGGGTTCTTCGGCAGCTTATCGGCGCGGGAAACGTCTGTGGGCCTACTACTTCGAGTCTCGCCGAGCAGTTCGGACTACAGCCGCTGGTCGGCAAGACTTTGGCCATCGTCAGTGACGCACGCTTTCACGGCGACAAGATAGCCACGGTGGCAGAACGGCTGCTGTGCATCAGCGGCGAGGATCCGATCTCGATTCCACGGAAGCATTTGACCAACGTGGAGATGAAGCTGCCGACAAGGTTCATGTTTCTTACGAATGAACTTCCGCGGTTCACGGATGCCAGTAACGCTCTGGTCGGTCGTTTCCTGATCTTACGGCTGACCCAGAGCTTCTTCGGCAAAGAAGATGTCGGGCTCACCGGTAAGTTGCTCGGGGAGCTTCCCGGCATTCTGAACTGGTCAATCGAAGGCTGGCACCGCCTGCACAGCCGTGGCTACTTCGTGTTGCCGCGCAGTGCCCAGGAACTCGTGCAGGAGATGGAGGACCTTTCGTCGCCAGTTTCAGCGTTTGTCCGCGAGGAATGTCTGCTTGGGCACGGCCGTCGAGAGACGATCGATTGCCTTTACATCGCCTGGAAGGACTGGTGCGAGGGCCAGGGACGCCAGCACATCGGGACGAAGCAGTCGTTTTGCAAAGATCTTACCGCTGCGTTCTCTGGAATCAAATTGCGGCGAGGAACCGATGATCGACGCTTTTACGATGGGATCGTACTAAAATGA
- a CDS encoding NrdR family transcriptional regulator, with the protein MNLKRKNTKVATDRGLKCHQCDSRKFRVVYTRAARGGKLVRRRQCLKCGERLTTWERAIGVQ; encoded by the coding sequence ATGAATCTCAAACGAAAGAACACGAAGGTGGCTACTGATCGAGGCCTCAAGTGTCATCAATGCGACAGTCGAAAATTCCGCGTTGTCTACACTCGTGCGGCTCGCGGGGGGAAGCTAGTCCGCCGGCGCCAGTGTCTGAAGTGCGGTGAACGATTGACAACCTGGGAGCGAGCCATCGGCGTGCAATAG
- a CDS encoding helix-turn-helix transcriptional regulator produces MIHELYFVILYSAVSELTRTGMKKTRRNALNTASLPAAAPPWTFLTKHTHVLWCIYQEPEIRLRDVAERVGITERMVQKIVAELVLCGYLRIEKNGRRNVYQLQVDQPLRHALESHCTVGQILELLHRSKRRART; encoded by the coding sequence ATGATTCACGAATTGTATTTCGTTATTTTGTATTCGGCCGTCTCGGAATTGACAAGGACAGGCATGAAGAAGACCAGGCGAAATGCGCTAAATACTGCTTCACTTCCAGCAGCGGCGCCACCATGGACGTTTCTGACCAAACACACGCATGTGCTTTGGTGCATCTATCAGGAACCAGAAATCCGCCTGCGAGATGTGGCGGAACGTGTGGGAATCACAGAGCGCATGGTCCAAAAAATCGTGGCCGAACTGGTGCTCTGTGGATACCTGCGAATTGAAAAAAACGGGCGGAGAAATGTGTACCAATTGCAGGTCGACCAACCTCTTCGCCACGCGCTCGAGTCGCATTGTACGGTGGGCCAGATCCTCGAATTGCTACATCGTTCCAAGCGGCGCGCGCGAACTTAG
- a CDS encoding DUF2924 domain-containing protein: MPGRASLCHRLTVGEVPPGLNSEGDYLYGAWNRAELAALPLLTVGQLRERFVEVFGEPTNSRHKDWLVKRIAWRIQANAFGGLSERALARAKELANEADLRIMAPKQSKPSPGTTTKIVKLNGDNRIPPPGSVITRKYKDKVLLVTVLGDGFEYESQKYTSLSAIAKVVTGQHWNGVVFFGLGKGAKK, from the coding sequence GTGCCCGGCAGAGCGTCACTGTGTCATCGGTTAACGGTCGGAGAGGTTCCGCCGGGCCTGAATTCAGAAGGAGACTACTTATATGGTGCGTGGAATCGAGCCGAGCTCGCGGCACTACCGCTGCTTACGGTCGGCCAGCTGAGAGAGCGGTTCGTCGAGGTGTTCGGGGAACCGACAAACAGCCGGCACAAAGATTGGTTGGTGAAGAGAATCGCATGGCGGATCCAAGCGAACGCATTCGGCGGTTTGTCGGAACGTGCGCTGGCTCGGGCGAAGGAACTCGCCAACGAAGCCGACCTGCGGATCATGGCGCCGAAGCAATCGAAGCCGTCACCCGGCACGACGACTAAGATCGTGAAGCTGAACGGCGACAACCGTATCCCGCCACCGGGATCGGTCATCACGCGGAAGTACAAGGACAAGGTGTTGCTGGTCACGGTGCTAGGCGACGGATTCGAATATGAAAGTCAGAAGTACACCTCGCTCTCAGCAATCGCCAAGGTCGTAACCGGGCAGCATTGGAACGGCGTCGTCTTCTTTGGCCTGGGTAAGGGAGCGAAGAAATGA
- a CDS encoding bifunctional DNA primase/polymerase: MSPLDAATGYLRRGYAVIPVPYRGKNPGLDGWQQLRITLDTADQHFNGAPQNIGALLGEPSGWIIDVDLDHKRAVELAADFLPPTPAVFGRESKLRSHFVYRVTSPVATKKFRSKSAGMIVELRSPSNFS, from the coding sequence ATGTCACCTCTTGATGCAGCGACAGGCTACTTGCGCCGCGGCTACGCCGTAATTCCGGTCCCGTATCGCGGCAAGAATCCGGGCCTCGACGGTTGGCAACAATTGCGGATCACGCTCGATACGGCCGACCAGCATTTCAATGGTGCACCGCAGAATATTGGTGCGTTACTCGGCGAACCGTCTGGCTGGATCATCGATGTCGATCTCGATCATAAGCGGGCCGTCGAGCTGGCTGCAGACTTCTTGCCACCAACGCCGGCAGTGTTTGGCAGGGAGAGTAAGCTCCGTTCGCATTTTGTCTATCGGGTGACCAGCCCGGTCGCTACCAAGAAATTTCGCAGCAAATCTGCGGGCATGATTGTCGAGCTTCGGTCACCTTCCAATTTCAGTTGA
- a CDS encoding WD40/YVTN/BNR-like repeat-containing protein: protein MCQIIRTQIAKVSFFLLLVSTSSVLAEPPKVDELDVRLDEVLRRKTDVLVTSSAGIFWSNLEEKKWQKRTLPAQMPIGGKFGVVPTDSEQILYYSPRWHKLTEGQRAGIYGSTDAGQTWQLLSEGGEYGPVAMLENGSLFAVTNAEQINRQPSIAVSRDLGKTWRDISGNLSGRVHGLFPDPDHPGLICVETHCIRGYVEQADDENYEWKSTISWHWHPERREKVSFGRPYSTSSSNNPLYIFCATLRNYFDYDFIYGASTPAIDLSTGAERFTFRTGEVLAVPITIRFLQDLRNDKMPIVEKLIDHPANLAAWGLRWEFQGERSYKSPGIVAAMSRIRDEDSAARSKGLPGFREEKQNALIAGLKGDRAWKTVEFSAMAPYRRMLEIGKLGDFAKPGEYRVQLDYQSTYLADRKDGPWIGSFSSPVFTVVIEP from the coding sequence ATGTGCCAGATCATACGGACGCAAATCGCCAAAGTCTCCTTCTTCCTGTTGCTGGTCAGCACGTCGAGCGTGCTTGCCGAACCACCGAAAGTGGACGAACTCGATGTTCGCTTGGATGAAGTCCTGCGCCGCAAAACAGACGTGCTGGTCACCAGCAGCGCAGGAATCTTTTGGAGCAATTTAGAAGAGAAAAAGTGGCAGAAGCGAACACTGCCCGCACAGATGCCGATTGGCGGGAAGTTTGGAGTAGTTCCAACGGACTCGGAGCAGATTCTTTATTACTCTCCTCGCTGGCATAAGCTGACTGAGGGACAACGTGCAGGCATCTATGGTTCGACGGATGCGGGGCAGACATGGCAACTCCTTTCCGAGGGTGGCGAATATGGTCCGGTGGCAATGCTTGAGAATGGATCGCTGTTCGCGGTGACGAACGCCGAGCAGATAAATCGCCAGCCCAGCATCGCGGTTTCGCGCGATCTTGGAAAAACCTGGCGCGACATCAGCGGCAACCTCTCTGGTCGGGTTCACGGATTATTTCCCGACCCGGATCATCCTGGACTGATTTGTGTCGAAACCCATTGCATTCGCGGCTACGTTGAGCAGGCAGACGATGAGAATTACGAATGGAAGTCAACGATTTCGTGGCATTGGCACCCCGAGCGCCGAGAAAAAGTTTCATTCGGTCGCCCCTACTCGACAAGTAGTTCTAATAACCCTCTTTATATTTTCTGTGCAACCCTGCGCAACTATTTCGATTACGACTTCATTTATGGGGCATCCACTCCAGCGATTGATCTGAGCACCGGCGCGGAGCGATTTACGTTTCGCACTGGCGAGGTGTTAGCTGTTCCAATCACCATTCGCTTTCTGCAGGACCTACGAAACGACAAAATGCCAATCGTCGAAAAGCTCATTGACCATCCGGCGAATTTGGCTGCCTGGGGCTTGCGCTGGGAGTTTCAAGGTGAGCGGTCCTACAAGTCACCGGGGATTGTCGCGGCCATGAGCCGGATTCGCGACGAAGACTCCGCGGCCAGGAGCAAAGGGCTGCCCGGCTTTCGAGAAGAAAAGCAAAACGCGTTGATCGCCGGACTCAAAGGAGATCGCGCATGGAAGACGGTGGAGTTCAGCGCGATGGCGCCTTATCGCCGGATGCTGGAGATCGGGAAACTGGGCGACTTTGCCAAGCCCGGTGAGTACCGCGTGCAGTTAGACTATCAAAGCACATACCTAGCCGACCGCAAAGATGGGCCTTGGATAGGAAGTTTTTCGAGTCCAGTGTTCACCGTTGTAATCGAGCCGTGA
- a CDS encoding antibiotic biosynthesis monooxygenase family protein, which translates to MITVGMNYHVLPGKQSDFENKFAAVLDALRKAEGHTNSTLWKDVSDDASYLITSEWSDEQAFVTFIHSAAFKEVTTWGKEQILSGRPQHKIYKH; encoded by the coding sequence ATGATCACCGTTGGCATGAACTACCACGTGCTCCCCGGCAAGCAATCGGACTTCGAGAATAAGTTCGCCGCCGTGCTCGACGCGTTGCGAAAGGCAGAGGGGCACACGAACTCCACGCTGTGGAAAGATGTTAGCGACGACGCCTCTTACCTCATCACGAGCGAATGGTCGGATGAGCAGGCGTTCGTGACCTTCATCCATAGCGCGGCATTTAAGGAAGTGACGACCTGGGGAAAAGAACAGATTCTATCGGGCCGTCCGCAGCACAAGATCTACAAGCACTAA
- a CDS encoding Druantia anti-phage system protein DruA — protein sequence MACREVLRKLDSLGVISLPAQKWGGAKWLQYSLETTGATSNDVITTVTFSKITIVRVDSKGHPLAPTWNSLVDEHHYLHSSRIVGRQLKYIATYEGAPIACLGWGDCAWAQSSRDSWIGWNASQRMRNRHLVINNSRFLILPWIKVPNLASWVIAACSNLAVRDWAEQYAITPALLETFVDSERFLGTCYRAANWQQIGVTAGYAKVGNSHHNSQSPKLVFAYPTTRRFRDLLRGRRK from the coding sequence ATGGCTTGTCGAGAAGTTCTGCGGAAGCTTGATTCGCTGGGCGTGATCTCTTTGCCGGCCCAGAAGTGGGGCGGCGCTAAATGGCTGCAATATTCGCTTGAGACCACTGGAGCAACCTCGAATGACGTAATCACTACTGTCACATTCAGCAAAATCACAATCGTTCGAGTAGACTCAAAAGGGCACCCACTTGCTCCAACGTGGAATTCCCTCGTCGACGAGCACCACTATCTACACTCGTCACGAATTGTTGGGCGACAACTCAAGTACATCGCAACATACGAAGGGGCTCCGATCGCATGCTTAGGATGGGGCGACTGTGCGTGGGCTCAAAGTTCGAGAGATTCGTGGATCGGATGGAACGCAAGCCAGCGAATGCGAAATCGTCACTTAGTGATCAATAATTCCCGCTTTCTGATTCTTCCCTGGATAAAAGTTCCGAATCTCGCATCTTGGGTAATCGCAGCTTGCAGTAACCTCGCTGTTCGCGACTGGGCCGAACAGTACGCCATCACGCCAGCGCTCCTTGAGACCTTCGTCGACTCAGAACGTTTTCTGGGAACTTGTTATCGCGCCGCAAATTGGCAGCAAATTGGCGTGACTGCAGGCTATGCAAAGGTCGGTAACTCGCACCATAATTCTCAATCCCCGAAACTCGTCTTCGCATATCCGACGACACGCCGGTTCCGGGATCTCCTTAGGGGGCGACGAAAGTGA
- a CDS encoding carbonic anhydrase: protein MKPKQPNTRPNFETAVADMCIPPAHSCPESPLAALERIYEGNRRFAAERALAGNRDILRVREVATRQSPFAAFLGCADSRVPIEIIFDQGFGDLFVTRIAGNVASSEIIGSLEFATHILGAQVLYVLGHTNCGAVTATIQGEEVPGQISGLFQHIRPAVKVAKNDLSRAIEENVRNQAILIAESSPVIRRLVRHQQLHVAGGVYDLASGIVTPVSIELS, encoded by the coding sequence ATGAAGCCTAAGCAGCCCAATACTCGCCCGAACTTTGAAACTGCCGTAGCCGACATGTGCATTCCGCCGGCGCATTCTTGTCCAGAGTCTCCCCTGGCCGCGCTCGAACGAATTTACGAAGGCAACCGACGCTTCGCTGCCGAGAGGGCACTCGCCGGGAACCGCGACATATTGCGAGTGCGGGAAGTGGCGACGCGGCAATCGCCGTTCGCTGCGTTTTTAGGCTGCGCTGATTCGCGCGTGCCGATTGAAATCATTTTTGATCAGGGCTTTGGCGACTTGTTCGTCACTCGCATCGCGGGCAATGTCGCTAGCAGCGAAATCATCGGGAGCTTGGAGTTCGCTACGCACATCCTCGGCGCGCAGGTGCTCTATGTGCTTGGACACACGAACTGTGGCGCGGTAACGGCCACCATTCAAGGCGAGGAAGTTCCTGGCCAAATTAGCGGCCTGTTTCAGCACATCCGGCCTGCGGTCAAGGTCGCGAAGAACGACTTGTCGAGGGCGATTGAAGAGAATGTCCGCAATCAGGCGATACTGATTGCCGAGTCTTCACCAGTAATTCGAAGATTGGTGCGCCATCAGCAGTTGCATGTGGCTGGTGGGGTTTATGACTTAGCGAGCGGCATTGTCACGCCAGTCTCGATCGAGCTAAGTTAG
- a CDS encoding ORC-CDC6 family AAA ATPase — protein sequence MTSEQFYESQVGQKFAGYTLDCILDNDEGSHWYDSHADNGERVIVYISADNAARDRRRAGLHGFRTSIDGRHPLNDSPVFASIGDHRRMMPKQLRETLRNPDTRPPNIAGYEIECVLGHGYKGITFRVRQTHGPKTPYALKLTIAEEYTDKTFLPEVDSMAELALADRDHFPQIHHCDYFDFVCDGVLHRLVYFIEEFVKGSTLEGILRTSPESLNATFLYNYTSEMLSALATMQACKLMHDDLHAGNVILIDRSPRRPILIDFGSVKARGVTKKSRDDIRNLASHIAAIANAIQQYTPVRTSQEDRILLACESLLAFMSDDDPMRRPDDAHDLEERFASFFSLGSLQQVLKHPFDFGNAEEVMDNSLLYSLSAKSFPWRAQMEASSHLLVIGPRGSGKTTVFRSMSFKCLSDAKLFEDAISRTYVGLYISCNREFRQRFSAIDPELLTRRQDDIRHYLHLVILREFVTTLGVCNINGNLLEAETSALREFIRSHTMLLNAVPPDASPEIGAIEAIVTREVSRCRMALWNDQDIEGLTSQGFIADLAAFATKSIGAFLGKTLYLFVDDYTEGKVPKEAQRALNHILFVPNSSYKCKISSEVFGVALDETYGNFLTQDRDYKEWNLGTEYCVNLPTIDQKSFLKEIVDNRLRLCNYSGRVDTVIGNSKYAGGTLARTLKREAEIRREKKRAKKPGPQELVDRMVQREVEDEGFVAEYHGWDTICDLCTGDVSNILELLNRMYEECGVKSDTEGRITPQQQSSVIEGYSRQYISKIKGIPVFGERLFAIVDAFGNMARQLLQEHPGIDRGPNRKDPYQVLRIELDEAGNVDPESDSGRIWKLLQRYCIFIDAEEGRSRRNTLSSRVLLRRIFCPVFRMSLTNSESWTISRQKWEAFCNDPKRRAEAFVGGVLESTSTSDRPQQTFGFLSQGLTND from the coding sequence GTGACTTCTGAGCAATTCTACGAAAGCCAAGTTGGGCAGAAGTTTGCTGGCTATACGTTGGATTGCATTCTAGATAACGACGAAGGATCGCACTGGTACGACTCACACGCGGACAATGGCGAGCGAGTGATCGTATATATATCTGCAGACAATGCAGCAAGGGATCGGCGTCGCGCGGGCCTCCACGGATTTCGAACAAGCATCGACGGTCGCCATCCCCTGAATGATTCACCAGTTTTCGCATCAATCGGGGACCATCGCCGAATGATGCCGAAGCAGCTTCGAGAAACGCTACGGAATCCGGACACGCGACCACCAAACATCGCAGGATACGAAATTGAATGCGTGTTGGGCCACGGTTACAAGGGCATCACCTTTCGAGTTCGTCAAACGCACGGACCAAAAACTCCGTACGCGCTAAAATTGACAATTGCAGAAGAATACACTGATAAGACGTTTCTTCCTGAAGTCGACTCGATGGCTGAGTTAGCGCTCGCGGATCGAGACCATTTTCCGCAAATCCACCATTGCGATTACTTTGACTTTGTCTGCGATGGAGTACTTCATCGGCTCGTCTACTTTATAGAAGAATTTGTGAAAGGAAGCACACTTGAGGGCATTCTCAGAACCTCTCCGGAGTCCTTGAACGCGACGTTTCTGTATAACTACACCAGCGAGATGTTGTCAGCCCTTGCCACAATGCAAGCGTGCAAACTTATGCACGATGACTTGCACGCTGGAAACGTCATCCTAATTGACCGCAGCCCAAGGCGCCCGATACTCATTGACTTCGGATCGGTAAAGGCGCGCGGTGTCACGAAAAAGTCGAGAGACGACATTAGGAATTTGGCGTCGCACATTGCCGCAATTGCGAATGCGATTCAGCAATACACGCCAGTGCGTACATCCCAGGAGGACCGCATCCTTCTTGCGTGTGAATCACTTCTTGCGTTTATGTCGGACGATGATCCGATGCGGCGTCCAGACGATGCACACGACCTTGAAGAGAGATTCGCTAGTTTTTTTAGCCTCGGCAGTCTCCAGCAAGTGCTGAAACACCCTTTCGACTTTGGGAATGCCGAGGAGGTCATGGACAACAGCCTTCTCTACAGCCTATCGGCCAAGTCGTTTCCTTGGCGAGCTCAAATGGAGGCAAGCTCGCATTTGCTCGTAATCGGCCCCCGGGGTTCAGGCAAGACGACTGTGTTTAGGTCGATGTCATTCAAATGCTTATCGGACGCGAAGCTGTTTGAAGACGCAATTAGTCGGACATATGTCGGTCTCTACATTTCATGTAACAGGGAGTTTCGGCAACGCTTCAGCGCAATTGATCCAGAACTGTTGACCCGTCGACAGGATGACATCCGGCACTATTTACACTTGGTCATTCTGAGAGAATTTGTAACAACACTGGGTGTGTGCAATATCAATGGAAACCTCCTCGAAGCCGAAACGTCCGCGCTCCGCGAGTTCATCAGATCGCATACTATGCTGCTTAATGCAGTCCCGCCCGACGCTTCTCCAGAAATCGGCGCGATCGAAGCAATAGTTACGAGAGAGGTCAGTCGATGCCGGATGGCGCTGTGGAATGACCAAGATATCGAGGGCTTAACTTCCCAAGGTTTTATAGCTGACTTAGCTGCATTTGCCACAAAGAGTATCGGCGCTTTCCTCGGAAAGACTCTCTATTTGTTTGTCGATGACTACACGGAAGGAAAGGTTCCAAAGGAGGCGCAACGCGCTCTAAACCACATTCTCTTCGTGCCGAATTCTTCCTACAAGTGCAAGATTTCATCCGAAGTATTCGGAGTGGCGCTCGACGAAACTTACGGCAATTTTCTCACTCAGGATCGTGATTATAAAGAATGGAATCTTGGCACAGAGTACTGTGTAAACCTTCCGACAATCGACCAAAAGTCGTTCCTGAAAGAAATCGTCGATAATCGATTGCGGCTTTGTAACTATTCCGGCCGCGTCGACACAGTGATCGGCAATTCAAAATATGCTGGTGGAACGCTTGCGCGAACTTTGAAACGCGAAGCGGAAATCCGCAGGGAGAAGAAGCGAGCCAAGAAACCAGGACCGCAGGAACTCGTGGACCGGATGGTTCAGCGAGAAGTGGAAGATGAGGGCTTCGTGGCTGAATATCACGGCTGGGATACCATCTGCGATCTCTGCACAGGCGACGTAAGCAACATTCTAGAGTTGCTTAACCGTATGTATGAAGAATGTGGTGTTAAGTCTGATACGGAAGGCCGTATCACACCACAGCAGCAAAGTTCAGTCATTGAGGGATATTCGCGACAGTACATCTCGAAGATAAAAGGAATCCCTGTATTTGGCGAGCGACTGTTCGCGATTGTTGACGCTTTTGGAAATATGGCGCGGCAGCTTCTTCAGGAACACCCAGGTATCGACCGCGGTCCAAATCGCAAAGATCCTTATCAAGTGCTTCGGATCGAGCTGGATGAGGCGGGTAATGTCGATCCTGAAAGTGACAGCGGCAGGATCTGGAAATTATTGCAACGATATTGCATCTTTATCGACGCCGAAGAAGGTCGGTCGAGGAGAAATACTCTCTCAAGCAGAGTGCTCTTGCGGCGGATTTTTTGTCCTGTGTTTCGAATGTCGTTAACCAACAGTGAGAGCTGGACAATTTCTCGGCAAAAGTGGGAAGCCTTCTGCAACGACCCTAAGCGTCGTGCCGAGGCTTTCGTGGGCGGTGTTTTGGAAAGCACTTCAACTTCAGATCGCCCACAGCAAACATTCGGCTTTTTGAGTCAAGGTCTAACCAATGACTGA